The genome window GGAGTTGGCTCCCCCCGTTGCATAAAATGCATTGATGTAGATTTTGGAAGAAGAGAGGCTTCATCTAGCCACCCGATGCAAGTGCACCATACTCTATGGACCTCTGTGCAAGTGAATAAAACATGTTCACTTGTTTCTTATTGTAAGGCACAAAAAGGACATAAGTTTGATTGCAAAGCTGCACCTCTCAAGGACAAATTTTGTCTCGAAGGTAATCGGTGAGACAATGTCCTCCATATAAGAATTTGAACCTTTGGTACGTTGAACATACATCTTCCCTATGGTGGAAAACATTTATATAGGACAATCTTGGCTAGCTTCTTTCATTTCACTAATAGCCAAGTATGCCGAATGCACGGTGTACAAACCACTAGATTCATGCCTCCATATCCAAGTATCCTCCTCACACTTCATAACCAAAATATTGTTTGACATATTCACAAGTTCTTCTATCAATGTCTCCTCCGACATAAAGGAATTTCTTCTTCATCTAAGACTCCACACCCACTTTTCACCATCTCATTTCCCTGTCCCATTGGTGGAGTGATATGACAAAGAATCTAGGATAAGCAATAGCTAGATTATTGTCTCCCATCCAATCCAACCAAAACTAGCTTGATCTCTCCCCATTCCCAATCTTCCAACAAAGATCCCTCCACCAAACAGATGTCCTTTTTGACGAATTATCATCCACTAAATCTCTTCATCCCTCACATTTTGACTCTAGTACTTTAACCCAtagttttcttttgagagaaaagGTTCCATTTCCATTTTTCTAACAATACCTCATTAAAACAAGACAAATCTCTCACAGCCAAActaccataatttttttttctaataattatatgatactaaatgaaatttttgcatttttttattgtggaaCGATCATTTCAAGATAAATActatagaataaattatataaactttTGGTGAATAtaaatctaattttaattatgaaattcaCTAGTTATGGTATATACTatacaattttaatattaaatcttACGAAAACgatgaatttatattttcactCACTTCTATCTTATTTTCATAATCATGAAATTCTTCTTAATTGTAATCATACTATTATTTGATATTAAGAGAAATGTTAGCTAGCGGCATTCATCTCACAACTCTTTTTCTAACTCTTTCtgtaagttaaattttttttaaaaatactatgaTTTTGTTCTCACTTTTGATTGAATGATTTTATTCCTTAATGTTATTATAGCCTCCGCATTGTAGGGGCTTAATATCAAGTACAGAACTTGTTTATAAAAAGCATGATATTTCTCTCATAGTTACTACCGTTACCATCCCCGTTGAATACTCCATGATTTCTTGCGTTTTGCGAGTTGCCATGACCATGACCTGGTGCTACAGGAAGGTTGTCACTGTCGTCGCTCTCAGACTGCCATCTACGCTGTCTTTGGATATTGGCACAGTGAGGGCATGCCCTAGGTGTCCACATCCCGGTTCTGGTGACTTCTTCAATCATGTAAAGTAATGCCGATGAAGGGTGTTGGACAGGGCCATCTACGGTAAAATCAAACTCGTCAATGCCAAATAATGCACCATTTGACACTCGAATCTTTACCATCATAGAAAGACCAACATCGATTCCTCTAGTAAATAAATTTTCCCCGTTATTAGCATAATAATGTGCTATGGTTACCATGTAAGGCTTCtcattctctttcttcttcttccactcgGTAACATAAAGACCCTTCCTAGTTCCAGACGACCTATACGGACAAATGGTCGTCGAAGTCACACCGCCCGATGAATTAGTTGTATTTCTTGTGTAGGGAACATACGTTGACGAAGCTCTTGTGTAGGGAACATACGTTGACGAAGCTCTTGTGTAGGGAACATACGTTGACGAAGCCGCTTCCTCCCATCCTCTGACGTCTTTTGTTGAATTTGCATGGAAACAAATCATATTTCCTACAAGAAGACCGGCTTCAGCTCTTCCCACAATTTGGGTAAAGCCACTTGAATATTGTTTTATTGCATGGCGATTGATTTTTTCTCGACATGTATTATCTTCGATGTCGATCCGTAACTCCTCGTCTGAATTTATTCCGGTGCTTTTGGTTATGGAGAGTGTACAAGTTAATCCTTCTACGTTGTATGAGACTTCCCATTTCTGGCTCCTTTTCCCATTATCTTCCCACTTTTCCTCTCCTTTTTTCATGCTAATGGAGGCCAATTGGCCCAGTTGAAAATGGTAAGAACTGGTTCCATTTCCCAGAAGACGAAAGCTGCCAGGAGCGTTTCCCATGTGTATATATTCGACAATTTTCAACAATACTACTGTACCTACCTGCATGAATGCATGTATAATTATAAATGAGGAATGCTAGCAATGCAATatattatttgacacattttttttgtaaatagttattctaatcgattttatgatttttgataaattttagttaataaaaaaaataaaatatttaaagaaatatgTTAGAAAATATATTCCTAACCTTCTTCCATATAAATGTAtcttacaacaacaacaacagctgTTTTGGGTTGCGTTCAAACATGGCAAAATCTTAAATATGTGCATAGAGATTATAGAGTAGGTATTGTTCTTCGGCAAGGCTAGGCTAAACGGCATAAAGTTCCTATATACGTACACATCTCTATCATTTGTATCAcaacaattttctttaacatCATGGACTAATTATGTATTTGTGCTACAATATAATATATctcttttttcgttttttttaaatattattgttaaattcttttatttatttattttagttctagttatttagtttaaaatgttttttgttaGTCTTTatagtatataatttattttaaattaatttctgaaaaaaattgagaggaactaaaatcaaattatcTGCATATATAacaaagacaaacaaaaaatgaatatattatagagattaagataaaaataacaaggatcaaaataaataaaaataattacaagtgttttgaaaaaaaaaatataatataaaagaaacatattgCATGGACTATAAACATAGTTTCTTTAATAGGACTATAAACATAATTATTCatgacattattattttatctctttttatcaGCTTAAAAATTTAACCTGGTATTTTTCTCTCCTCCTTTCCTATCCCTTTTTATAGTATACAAAATTGTACACCGAACGTACTCCCTTTTAATATCCATCAATTCTCATACAAATCTCTTCCCACCTCTGATCTCTGGTTTATATATCCCGTACCTTCTCATAGTGTATGGTAAGAATAGTTTCCATTTTTAAGAAAACCAAAAGTCGCCTGGACCAATCCCATGTGTGTCAGTATGCATGGTTCTAGCTAGAACATGCAGCAtcacaatgaaataaaaatcaatatagttaaaatctaaaaaaacaatgaaataatCAACAAAACTAGAATTAAAATCTGCGTAGAAATAACCAGAGCCTTACCTGCACTTGCAACTCGACGACGTAAATAGATTACTTCGATCCGATTAACGTGAAGACAAACTATATGTCTATATATCTGACCACTttacttgattttattttattttttatgagaacCACTCCACTTGAAATAATCAAATGATCTTCCTTCTTTGCATTATTGGGTTCGTATGGGGAAATTATAAATACACACAATATAGATTCTTCGCACATTAACATGGAGTAAAGCTAGCGTTAATATTACGCAgagtaataaattaattaggTGGAATCTAATTCTCCAACATGTTTTCAACACCACTCTTCTCTCTTTATTGAATGATTCTGATAATGGTGCTGCTTTTTGCTTTTGTTCTATTCTTCCATTAAAAATGATGACATACAACATAACTTAATAACTGTTGgtttaaaaacaaactttacaAAAACTTCCAAAATTTATGAGGTATCatagaaattttataatatatgaaaattatacaTACATGTAAAAGTGGAATGGATAAGTTGACACGAAATTAGTATGTATTATGAGGAGGGGTACGCATAACAAGAGGGATGCAGTGCATGTACAGATACTAAACAAATGGGTAACTAAATTAAACTAGGTCTTCTCTTGTTATTGCATAGTTGGAATGTTCAcacatgaaaattataaatatacggATCGATTACAGAATAATCTTTGCACTCTGACTACATGTAGCATCCAACTCTCTATCATATTTCCCAAACTATTTTTCTCTGTATTGTGCCAGTGCCATTGCCTTTTATCGATTGATTTATACCTCAACGTGTTTGATTCTTGATTCCAATTTCCACTCGTTCGATTCTAGCATTTATATCTAGTGTGGGGGCCgggtgtttgttttctttaataACATAAAAACTTTTGATAGAGTTTCAAAaccatttttcttaaatttttgtgCAGAAAACATGAAGGATTTAATTTctggaaaaataaacaaaaataatcatgTAAAACATGACgaacacaaacaaattaaaagagttTTCTCGTATTATAAAGCAATAGTTCTGTTCGTTCGTAATAGAATCTACACAACTATAATTGACAAGGTAAAcagtaatttgttttatttattagtgAATCACATGTACATGTACTTTATATAgctacttaaaaaattaattcttaactATATTATAGATTTTTGCTTATAAAGAAACTATATTATAGTTTTATATGTTGTTAATgtctcattttaattattgtacaCATTTCTATATACTGTAAGCGAgtaagtatatataaaataaatagtttttgaaatatacttaatttttgcatttttgttcGATTTCTTTTGTGATACACTTTTCTATGGATataggattttatttttttaaaaaaaaaggcaggattctaaaaaataagaaataattataagaataataaagcttaaataaatgtataataatgtaataaattaatttacacacgtaatgaaattaaaatacttaaaaaaattttaagccaacattgaaataaaaagaattacatAATACAtgaagttatctttaaaaataaatgattaaaattgtaaagtgtgtgtatatatatatatatatatatatatatatatatatatatatatatatatatagtggatAAATATGCATGCAGTTATGGAATCTCTAGGTCTGGCTTTGTTCCAGATGAAAATGATTAAAGGGATCGATGTTGGTTTCAGTGAATGTTGACTGATAAAGATGGGGTAATGGTGGGGCTGACGCAGTTCTGTGTGTTTTTATTCACTtgcattttgattttcatttttattgctCATCATTTAAGTTTATGCTCCTATTTTCATCATATTTTCTTTGACTTTCAACTTGGTTGTTTTTTGTAGGCTTGAACCTTTGGTTGTTGATTCAAGAAAACAGATCAGAACATGAGCGACCATTGACGTGTGTTTGTGCATGCAAGAGAGAGACGGAAGAAACACATGTTCTAATGAGTAGATGCAAAAAGCAACGATTGACCAACGCTACCATTATTAGGAATAGGACCCCTTCCAAATGAACTGCAAAATGAGCAGTTTTTTAGGGAACAAAACGTGCAGTTCTGAATCTCATccttcaaatttattaaaacttgttaaatttctaaagataaatttaccatttaacaaattaaatcaaCTGACAATGCAGTTCTTTTCACAACTTTAGACATCTTAATCCACCATTATGATCCTAACATGAAaagtaagacaaaaaaaaattatcacaaatgAATTCACAATCAATTTTCTAAGTCAACTCATAAAACTAATTAGCACAACACAAGAGttgacattaattaatttgggtAATCAAGTTAGGTTCTTCCCTTCCCTTGGTAAACATATAAATTGTTGCATATATTGGAACCACCGTTAGCGTTCCGGGCGAAGTTTCCATCATTGGCAACAATGCGGGCTCATGGAAGGATTCCAAATCCCGGCTCTGTTGACTTCATCCAATATGTAAAATAATACATACACAGGGTGTTGCTTAGTAGGACCCCATAGGAGTGAACTATTGTGCGCAAAAAGACAcccatggttttaaattgtggtccCAATCGTAACTGCAGTTGCATTTTTCTGCAATTGCAGTCGCATTTCTGTTGTACTCCACATTCTGTGTATGTATTATTTTTCTGTTGTCACTCCACATTCGCATAATGATCGCAATTGCAATCACATCAGTCGCATTTTTCTACAATTGTCCGCAAACCATCTCAATGACTAATATATGTCCAAAAAATTATTCCTTGGGGACTAGGGATACCAGAGACAAACCAATCGAGACAATACAAATCAATGTTAGAAAGATGCAAATTGTCAAAGCCAGACACTAAAGGATGAGTATAATAATGGGTGTTAGTGTTAGCGGACCATAGAGATATAAAATTGATTGGGTGgttaagaaggaaagaaaaaataagtcatTTGATCCCTTGGATTAACAAAAATTAGCAATTTAACAATCAacatttactaataaaaaaaatgttaactgaCCATAACCCTCATCTTTAACGAGGGGATGCGTGTTTTTTCTGAAGATGCATAACATGTAAAGAGAATTGTACAGGAAAAAGAGACTAGCTACGTTAGGGATATAAAAGTGAAGACGAGGGGATGTGTGTTTTTTTTGAAGATGCATAACATGTAAAGAGAATTGTACAGGTAAAAGAGACTAGCTACGTTAGGGATATAAAAATGAAGGGACTGTATAAGTAAAAATGGGATGATAAGCCCAATGAACTCAATGCAGATTGATTGGGCAggacatgctaggtgcacccagcaacattgctGGTACACCCAATAATTAGGTGAATGGGCAAAATTGTCCTTGTGCcaaagtttgaaaataaaataatttttaaaaaaattccttctTCCAGACAaaggttcttccggatgaacaaattgttcatccagaagaaccttcttctaGAGAATTTatcggaagaacttcttccggtaGCTTCTTCGGTAAAAGGTTCTTTTGGTAGAACAATTTAttctaccggaagaaccttttttcggaagaagaaattattatttttttaaattagttttattttcaaactttgGCACAAGGACAATTTTGCCCATTTActtaattgctgggtgcaccagcaatgttgctgggtgcacctagatTTCCCTAAAGGGAATTGATATTGGTCCACTAAATTTACTATTGGCCCCTACCAGCACATGGAAAAGACTAAAATATCTTTTCTCCTTCCAATTATTGGCACCAACCCTTCCCACTactctttcttccttccttttctctttccctttcttCTTTCCCCTCTCTTCCCTCCTTGCCTCACGAAGCCCTCCTTGTtcacggtttttttttttcaagtttgtcGATATAACACAATCATGGTTCATTGTGAAATTTATACAATAGTCTGttgtgcattttttatttttttgcaaccCCAGTTACATAACGAAAGCTACAATTCTACTATGCTAGTAAgggtgagaaaaaaatatatatcggAATCACAATTTTGTTGTGTATTGTATTAAAAAATCTCACTTTTGTTACACAATGTTTTTTGCACCTGTACTAGTGCAACGAAAGTGTGTTTCTGATATACAAAGTGGAGAAgggtatttttggaattttgaaaGTTGGCAAGGGTGAATAGCAAAGGTGTTGGAAGAAATAGTATCTCCTACATCAAATCACCCAAAACaatcatataaaaaagaaaagagagaataagCCCAATTTAAGTTTATTCAGATTGATTGGGCCGGGCCTTCCGATTGGAAATGGTGGAAAAATGAAAGGGATGATACAAAATAGGTAGAAACGATGGAAGCCGAAGGTTTGGATTGCCGGAAAACATGAAGCTTAAGCAGTTGGAAGGTCTCCTCGGTGGTCTTCAACAGTTCCCTCAACCCAAGGTAAAAGCTTTCtcctttctcccactctttttcacaatttccaactttttatttcttctatctATCTATTGTTATAACATTGCACACTCATCACTTCTgtcttgtttgtgtttgtgggttGTGGCATCATGCAGGTCGAGCTTGAACAGTACCCAACAGGACCCCATATAGCTTCTCGAATGCTTTTCACTGTGTTCCCTCTTTCCCTTTATTTACCATGTTTCTTGTTTCACTCTTTTATTCATCAAATATGCTAAAGTTGGATTCTTTTTGCCTTATCCCATGTCCATCATCGGGTGCTTATTAAtgggtttgtttttttaatatatacttgTTTGTGGAAGTTGACCAACCTAGTATATGCAAAATGGTACTTGTTGGTCTCTTTTGTAGTGTGATTGTAAACATCTAGTTATGATTCTTGTTGTTGGTAAAATAGCAATTTTAACTGGTTGTAGGGATTAGGGAAAGATGGGGAGGGTATTTTAGTAAATCAATTCAATTATGTGAACGTGTGTGTGGATTTGAAAAAGATTTAGGGAATAATTTTGCTTTGTTAGTCTGAAAATAGTTATTGCCATTTCCACTTTTTTAAAGTTATGTTTCCTTTGCTGTTCATGAGAATCAGGCAGAGAATTCTTTTGAGGATGTGAGCGACAAAGTAGTGGCTGACTTTGGATGCGGTTGTGGTACGTTAGGTGTTGCAGCTGCACTGTTGAGTGCAGAGTGAGTTGCATCTTTCCCTGCTTACTTTTTCGGGgatcttgattttctttttgtttccgaTTCCCTATGTTACCAGAATCATAGCTGAGATTAGAATCACATTatggatattttaaaattttaaatttcctgctttttttaaatcaaatatccagttttaaatttcaaattcatgttTAGTAAAACAATGTTCCACATACTTTTTCCCCTCTCAATCAAATAGTATGTTTTCGTATTACTATTACTaatgttctcttttttttcttagcaTTGATCAGACATGTTCTTGGCATTGACATTGATCCAGAATCTCTTGAAATAGCTTCCAATAATGCTGAGGAACTTGAGGTATCGTCTTTCTGCTTATTATTATGGTAAATGAGTGTCTAGATCAATATGTTTCGTATTGCAATTGTCGAGTCTCTTGTTTgatgaaaagaataataattttctatatGTTTTGAATACTGTACATAAAATTGGAATAAGAGGTGATAAAAAGTGGTCATTATTATGCTCTAGATGcaataaataaatcttttttGTATCAAATTCAATAATTATGTTAAAGTTGGCTACTAATAACTGATACACAACATTcctttgttttcaattaaaacTGCAGGTTGACATCGATTTTATTCAGTCTAATGTCATGGACTTGGGATGGAGAGGTAGCTTTCCACATCATCTCTGTCTTATAATACTATATCATTGTACATGTTTGTGTCTTGAAGCATAACCCTTTTCAACGGGACATGGGTACATGAAgcatatctttttatctttgaaaatattagAGAACAGGATCTAACCAAGTTTATAAGCACTCGAATTCCACTTTGTATGATGCCAGTTGATTTCGGGATGTGCAAGCTTAGtaataaaattgtctttatttttatttcaataaaccaAGCTTAGAGTTTTTCTATTGATCAAGAGGTTTTGTAGCAATTTGGTTTTGTACCTGGAACTAATTGTATTTGTAGTTGAATTTTATGGACTTCAAATTATTCTGATGAAGTAGATCTTTGCACTTTTATCTTTGTAACTATTACTGGGATTTTGGAGCAACACCGGTCTAATGAAAGCTTGTTGCTTGGTGAAATTTACTAATCTCTCTCTCCCCCACACACTTTTTCATTCTCCAAGTTGCTTCTAATTATGTCTCCAGAAACTATAATTGAGAATTTAACAGATTAAGTATGTAGGGCTTGATGTAGGCACAGAGAAAGCGTTCCAGCTTGAGCCAAGAAAGTCTAAACCTTCTATGTAGTACATCCACAACTTCTCAGCTCTTTCATTGCAACTCACCACCCAACAATGTTCACTCTCCCTAGGTTTAAGATAATAGGGCTTGACACCTAGCGGCTTCCTTTTAC of Glycine soja cultivar W05 chromosome 1, ASM419377v2, whole genome shotgun sequence contains these proteins:
- the LOC114417906 gene encoding uncharacterized protein LOC114417906 isoform X1; amino-acid sequence: METILTIHYEKVGTVVLLKIVEYIHMGNAPGSFRLLGNGTSSYHFQLGQLASISMKKGEEKWEDNGKRSQKWEVSYNVEGLTCTLSITKSTGINSDEELRIDIEDNTCREKINRHAIKQYSSGFTQIVGRAEAGLLVGNMICFHANSTKDVRGWEEAASSTYVPYTRASSTYVPYTRASSTYVPYTRNTTNSSGGVTSTTICPYRSSGTRKGLYVTEWKKKKENEKPYMVTIAHYYANNGENLFTRGIDVGLSMMVKIRVSNGALFGIDEFDFTVDGPVQHPSSALLYMIEEVTRTGMWTPRACPHCANIQRQRRWQSESDDSDNLPVAPGHGHGNSQNARNHGVFNGDGNGSNYERNIMLFINKFCT
- the LOC114417906 gene encoding uncharacterized protein LOC114417906 isoform X2, coding for MGNAPGSFRLLGNGTSSYHFQLGQLASISMKKGEEKWEDNGKRSQKWEVSYNVEGLTCTLSITKSTGINSDEELRIDIEDNTCREKINRHAIKQYSSGFTQIVGRAEAGLLVGNMICFHANSTKDVRGWEEAASSTYVPYTRASSTYVPYTRASSTYVPYTRNTTNSSGGVTSTTICPYRSSGTRKGLYVTEWKKKKENEKPYMVTIAHYYANNGENLFTRGIDVGLSMMVKIRVSNGALFGIDEFDFTVDGPVQHPSSALLYMIEEVTRTGMWTPRACPHCANIQRQRRWQSESDDSDNLPVAPGHGHGNSQNARNHGVFNGDGNGSNYERNIMLFINKFCT
- the LOC114417931 gene encoding methyltransferase-like protein 5, with the protein product MKLKQLEGLLGGLQQFPQPKVELEQYPTGPHIASRMLFTAENSFEDVSDKVVADFGCGCGTLGVAAALLSAEHVLGIDIDPESLEIASNNAEELEVDIDFIQSNVMDLGWRGRIVDTVIMNPPFGTRKKGADLDFLSVALKVASQAVYSLHKTSTRDHVKRTALRDFNASSAEVICELRYDVPKMYKFHKKKEVDIAVDLWRFVPAASHQSRNT